In the Lepisosteus oculatus isolate fLepOcu1 chromosome 6, fLepOcu1.hap2, whole genome shotgun sequence genome, one interval contains:
- the LOC102697165 gene encoding protein fuzzy homolog isoform X6, whose translation MLQGGSVQLLCLTASSGVPLFCRGATRPLPFSIIGSLNGVHMFGGGQGTVLSSCVTDRGGRVLWRVFHDTVVLIAVSSQESGAVSELRLRRLLENSWNAMVLVLGLDELASARNVERLKRDLRSCYRLIDAFLEGEWDGMGDLMHCADCVVPLQPALLQEVLDSFAHAADSEFGCLLTHGKIIVATEKWWRLAPQEVVLLSALVRTLDGTISRDYPVFLPQGSPTVPHRLLCFQLLPGLDVCVLCGPSPSLQKAESELVVQFWSPVIDTLHGCLALRDRCLPSSVTLQHGILGLLLINRESRRAVSTVHLWAGAPADVPLPARRRELLRALYTLAITRYFLAEDAQEEHRSVDGLEEDFPAGFSHQPVQFYLATDECKCFALQTPQHQLYLLTSVTVPTFALRSLATRTLSTLLSHTGF comes from the coding sequence ATGCTTCAGGGCGGCTCAGTGCAGCTGCTGTGCCTGACTGCCAGCAGCGGAGTGCCTCTCTTCTGCCGAGGCGCAACCAGGCCGCTGCCTTTCTCCATCATTGGATCCCTGAACGGCGTGCACATGTTTGGTGGGGGCCAGGGCACAGTGCTGTCGAGCTGCGTGACGGACCGCGGCGGCAGGGTGCTGTGGCGGGTCTTCCATGACACCGTGGTGCTGATCGCGGTCAGCAGCCAGGAGAGCGGCGCCGTGAGCGAGCTGCGGCTCCGCCGCCTGCTGGAGAACTCCTGGAACGCCATGGTGCTGGTGCTGGGGCTGGACGAGCTGGCAAGTGCCAGGAACGTGGAGCGGCTGAAAAGGGACCTCCGTTCCTGCTACCGGCTCATTGACGCCTTCCTGGAGGGTGAGTGGGATGGGATGGGCGACCTCATGCACTGTGCGGACTGTGTGGTGCCCTTGCAGCCTGCCTTGTTACAAGAGGTCTTGGACTCCTTTGCTCACGCTGCTGACAGCGAGTTTGGCTGCCTGCTGACCCACGGCAAGATTATAGTTGCCACCGAGAAGTGGTGGCGCCTGGCCCCCCAGGAAGTGGTGCTTCTCTCTGCTCTGGTGCGCACCCTGGATGGCACAATTTCACGGGATTACCCTGTTTTCCTGCCACAGGGAAGCCCCACTGTGCCCCATCGCCTCCTCTGTTTCCAGCTGCTCCCTGGGTTAGATGTGTGCGTGCTTTGTGGGCCAAGTCCATCTCTGCAGAAGGCTGAGAGTGAGCTGGTCGTCCAGTTCTGGTCTCCTGTAATCGACACGCTGCATGGCTGCCTGGCTCTGAGGGACCGCTGCCTGCCCAGCTCAGTGACGTTACAGCACGGAATCCTTGGGCTGCTGCTGATCAACCGCGAGTCACGTCGCGCCGTTTCCACTGTGCACCTCTGGGCAGGCGCTCCTGCCGACGTCCCCTTGCCTGCCCGCAGACGGGAGCTGCTCCGTGCCTTGTACACGCTTGCAATCACCCGCTACTTTTTGGCAGAGGACGCACAGGAGGAGCATCGCTCCGTAGACGGACTGGAGGAGGACTTCCCTGCTGGATTTTCCCATCAGCCAGTGCAGTTCTACCTGGCTACTGACGAGTGCAAATGCTTTGCCCTGCAGACCCCTCAGCACCAGCTTTACCTGCTGACTTCTGTGACCGTCCCCACCTTCGCTCTCCGATCCCTAGCCACACGCACCCTCTCCACCCTTCTCAGTCATACCGGGTTTTAA